The genomic region CAGCCCTACGCAGCAATGTCCGGACCGTCACTGTGGGCTGAGCACCATGGTGCAACCATCGGAGCACACGCTCCTGCTTCAGTTCCGGCAAACCGGCCTCTTTTAGGGGGTCGAAGATCCCCAGGATCTCGAGGAAACGCCCGTCGCGGGCCTTCCGCGAATCCGCCGCTACCACTCGATACATCGGTCGTTTATGTCTTCCCGTTCGAGCCAGCCTCAAATGTACAGCCACAACTGTCCTCCTTCTCCCGCCATGTGAAGACCGCCTACCGAGACCGTAGGAGCTGGGCGAGTTGCCGACGCCCCCCCGAACCGGTCATCGCTTTCGCCAACTTCTTTGCGGACAAGAATTGCTTGATCAGGCGATTCACGTCCTGCACCGTCGTCCCGCTCCCGCGGGCAATTCGTTTTTTTCGGCTCCCATTGATGATCGTATGGTCGCGCCGTTCCCGGGCAGTCATCGAATCGATCACGGCCACAACCCGACCGATCTCCCTTTCCGGCTTATCGCCTTCTATCGCTTGCTTTAACTTCTGGCCGCCTGGGAGCATACCTAAAATCTGCTCTAAGGACCCCATTCGATTCACTTGTCCCAACTGAGTCCGAAAATCTTCGAGCGTAAAGGTGTTGCTGCTGAGCCGCTTCTGCGCTTCATCCGCCTGTTCCCGCGTAATCGTTTCTTGCGCTTTTTCAATGAGCGACAGGACGTCGCCCATTCCCAATATGCGGGAGGCCATCCGATCAGGATGAAACGGTTCAAGAGCATCCAGTTTTTCGCCGACCCCCAGAAACTTGATCGGCTTCCCTGTGGCAGCTCGAATGGAGAGCACCGCTCCACCACGCGCGTCACCTTCGACCTTTGTCAGGATCACGCCGGTGAGCCCGACTTTCTGATCGAACTGGCTGGCCATCGTGACGGCATCTTGACCGGTCATCGCATCAGCGACCAGCAGCACTTCATGCGGAGACACCGCGGATTTGACCGCAATCAGCTCACCCATCAACTCATCATCGATATGCAACCGACCGCCTGTATCCAAAATAATGAGGTCGAAGCCCTGCTCTTGTCCTCGCTCCACCCCTGCTCGACAGATACGCACGACATCGGCTTGGGAAGCCTGGGCATGGTCGGTCCGATGCACCTCCACCCCAAGGTCCCGTCCAAGAGCCGACAATTGCTCGCCGGCTGCAGGTCGGCGAGGATCGGCCGCAACGAGGAGCACTCGCTTGCCTTGATTTTTGAATAGACGAGCAAGCTTGCCGCTTGCCGTCGTCTTTCCGGCACCTTGTAGACCGACCATCATTAGGATCGTCGGTGGTCTGGAGCTCAGGGCA from Nitrospira sp. harbors:
- the rpsP gene encoding 30S ribosomal protein S16; translation: MAVHLRLARTGRHKRPMYRVVAADSRKARDGRFLEILGIFDPLKEAGLPELKQERVLRWLHHGAQPTVTVRTLLRRAGVWKQFEAEKAAQKKAPAKS
- the ffh gene encoding signal recognition particle protein; the protein is MLDALSEKFERVLRKLRGQGVLTEQNITDALKEVRFALLEADVNFKIVKEFIDRVREKAIGQEVLQSLTPGHQVVKVVWDELRAMMGHERAGLALSSRPPTILMMVGLQGAGKTTASGKLARLFKNQGKRVLLVAADPRRPAAGEQLSALGRDLGVEVHRTDHAQASQADVVRICRAGVERGQEQGFDLIILDTGGRLHIDDELMGELIAVKSAVSPHEVLLVADAMTGQDAVTMASQFDQKVGLTGVILTKVEGDARGGAVLSIRAATGKPIKFLGVGEKLDALEPFHPDRMASRILGMGDVLSLIEKAQETITREQADEAQKRLSSNTFTLEDFRTQLGQVNRMGSLEQILGMLPGGQKLKQAIEGDKPEREIGRVVAVIDSMTARERRDHTIINGSRKKRIARGSGTTVQDVNRLIKQFLSAKKLAKAMTGSGGRRQLAQLLRSR